A window of Sulfuricurvum sp. contains these coding sequences:
- the pseG gene encoding UDP-2,4-diacetamido-2,4,6-trideoxy-beta-L-altropyranose hydrolase, whose translation MNLLIRADSSSTIGLGHIMRDLVLAQQYPHAHITFACQNLVGNIIDKIPYPVHILRTNEPEELINSITSLKINMVIFDHYDIDYSFEKKIKEATHITIMSLDDTYNSHYCDILLNHNISADENRYKDLLPVHCELHCGKDYTLIRDEFRSEKEISREKIYDIFISMGGTDSSNITLDILKSIPCSKKVCLATTTSNPNLNTLLTYTLKSTQIKIHLNSNEIAKLLHQSHLAIITPSVMVHEVLFMEMPFIAIQTASNQDDIVQYLHKHNFCILNEFEATQFQKQLQRFLP comes from the coding sequence ATGAATCTTCTTATTCGCGCAGATTCCTCTAGCACCATAGGGTTGGGACATATTATGCGCGATTTGGTGCTCGCTCAACAATATCCTCATGCCCATATTACATTTGCTTGCCAAAATTTAGTGGGTAATATCATCGATAAAATCCCTTATCCTGTCCATATTCTCAGGACAAATGAGCCCGAAGAGCTGATTAATTCTATAACCTCATTAAAAATCAATATGGTTATTTTTGACCATTACGACATCGATTACTCTTTTGAAAAAAAGATTAAAGAGGCTACTCATATTACGATTATGAGCCTTGATGATACTTACAACTCACACTATTGTGATATTTTACTTAATCACAATATTTCTGCGGACGAAAATCGCTATAAAGATTTGCTCCCTGTGCACTGTGAGCTTCATTGCGGAAAAGATTACACATTAATACGAGATGAATTCCGATCCGAAAAAGAAATTTCTCGAGAAAAAATTTATGATATTTTCATCTCAATGGGAGGGACAGATAGCAGTAATATAACACTTGATATACTAAAATCGATCCCTTGCTCCAAAAAAGTGTGTCTTGCTACTACAACCTCTAATCCAAATTTAAATACTTTATTAACATATACACTCAAATCAACTCAGATCAAAATTCATCTTAACTCCAATGAAATTGCTAAACTCCTCCATCAAAGCCACTTAGCCATTATTACACCTAGTGTGATGGTTCATGAAGTACTGTTTATGGAAATGCCATTTATTGCGATTCAAACCGCATCCAATCAAGACGATATCGTTCAATACTTACATAAACATAATTTCTGTATACTTAATGAATTTGAAGCCACCCAATTTCAAAAACAACTTCAAAGGTTTTTGCCATGA
- a CDS encoding 6-hydroxymethylpterin diphosphokinase MptE-like protein, producing MDILQRNLEALLSVDPLLTAKIFELRENNSFEVYVDSDPANINIISKNDLTPIYCGKPIEETELAYKDCINYQRYPYLYFFGLGNGILYKMLLQNPVHQRLVIFEPELEIIYIVLNMIDFSQEIMERRFRVELSEDMTFDRMVNVIFSGTAKLYAKVYNLLIPFGFYEKYFDDISRINTLVVDSLKHLAYAIGNDVVDSLIGVEHHIRNLPRMIHGPTLYEAVKKGKNSSIAVIVSTGPSLAKQLPLLKKYQQHITILSLDASFPILVAHKIKPDMVFSIERVSATASFYKKTPKSAFKGVNFMISSIAHQELIENIVGGTLQLSMRPFGYLTGFEHHEWGYIGSGMSAANMAFEFAALSGFDKIVLIGQDLAYAKDGLSHAKGHIFGDDEVKQKESDLYTTAYGGDGEVRTTLVWQMFKNYFEISIAQMNDAGRFIAYNATEGGARIEGAIEIPFETFLSEFVDTTFKKARIKLNTPNDEICNKAIGLTISTIKDFFEHGERVKSECEKVFLETVEELEKIEKLKNEEKLDEIDFDLLLGLNKKIDAIKELFEDERFDKLFGTVMMPLMLHQEIELATIMVRNVEDDLERKIKLIDWIYAHKFWLFSMAGSIQSTLIRVSKGVLMWENEDKFKEIIEMSKKYVS from the coding sequence ATGGATATTTTACAACGCAATTTGGAAGCACTGCTCAGTGTTGATCCTCTTTTGACGGCAAAAATATTTGAATTACGTGAAAATAACTCTTTTGAGGTTTATGTTGATAGTGATCCCGCCAATATTAATATTATTTCTAAAAATGATTTAACACCAATTTATTGTGGTAAACCTATTGAAGAAACAGAGCTTGCCTATAAAGATTGTATAAACTATCAACGTTATCCTTATCTCTATTTTTTTGGTTTAGGGAATGGTATACTGTATAAAATGTTGCTGCAAAACCCGGTACATCAACGTTTAGTCATTTTCGAACCGGAATTAGAGATTATCTATATTGTTCTCAATATGATTGATTTTAGTCAAGAGATTATGGAACGGAGATTTCGGGTTGAACTGAGTGAAGATATGACGTTTGATCGTATGGTCAATGTTATTTTTAGCGGTACGGCCAAATTGTATGCAAAAGTATATAATCTCTTAATACCATTTGGATTTTATGAAAAATATTTTGATGATATATCGCGAATTAATACCTTGGTAGTGGATAGTTTAAAACATTTGGCATATGCGATTGGTAATGATGTTGTAGACTCGCTGATAGGGGTGGAACATCATATACGAAATTTGCCTCGAATGATTCATGGTCCTACTTTGTACGAAGCGGTTAAAAAGGGAAAAAATAGTTCAATCGCAGTCATTGTCTCAACAGGTCCATCGTTAGCAAAACAACTCCCTTTGCTAAAAAAATATCAACAACATATTACTATTTTATCATTGGATGCAAGTTTTCCTATATTAGTAGCACATAAAATTAAGCCTGATATGGTTTTTTCGATTGAGCGGGTATCTGCAACAGCATCATTTTATAAAAAAACGCCGAAAAGTGCTTTTAAAGGTGTTAATTTTATGATTTCATCTATTGCACATCAAGAGTTAATAGAGAATATTGTCGGAGGGACATTACAGCTTAGCATGAGACCTTTTGGATATTTGACAGGTTTTGAACACCATGAATGGGGTTATATTGGTTCCGGTATGAGTGCTGCAAATATGGCATTTGAATTTGCCGCCTTATCGGGTTTTGATAAGATAGTATTAATTGGTCAAGATTTGGCGTATGCCAAAGATGGATTATCGCACGCTAAAGGGCATATATTTGGAGATGATGAAGTAAAACAAAAAGAATCTGATCTCTATACAACAGCGTACGGGGGAGATGGCGAAGTAAGAACGACACTTGTATGGCAGATGTTTAAAAACTATTTTGAAATCTCTATAGCGCAAATGAATGATGCAGGTCGCTTTATCGCGTACAATGCTACTGAAGGGGGTGCACGTATTGAAGGGGCAATTGAGATCCCTTTTGAGACATTTCTTTCAGAATTTGTTGATACAACATTTAAAAAAGCACGGATAAAACTAAATACTCCGAATGATGAAATCTGTAACAAAGCAATTGGTTTAACTATCTCTACAATCAAAGATTTTTTTGAGCATGGTGAACGTGTAAAAAGCGAGTGTGAAAAGGTCTTTTTGGAGACAGTTGAGGAATTGGAAAAGATTGAAAAACTCAAAAATGAAGAGAAATTGGACGAGATTGATTTTGACCTTTTGCTTGGATTGAATAAAAAAATTGATGCAATAAAAGAATTGTTTGAAGATGAACGTTTTGATAAACTTTTTGGTACGGTTATGATGCCATTGATGCTTCATCAAGAGATTGAATTAGCAACGATTATGGTGCGTAATGTAGAAGATGATTTAGAGAGAAAAATCAAACTGATTGATTGGATTTATGCCCATAAATTTTGGTTATTTTCGATGGCTGGATCGATTCAAAGTACCCTTATTAGAGTTTCCAAAGGTGTGTTAATGTGGGAAAACGAGGATAAATTTAAAGAGATAATTGAGATGTCTAAAAAGTATGTTTCATAA
- a CDS encoding ATP-grasp domain-containing protein, whose protein sequence is MSRILLSAVGGSVAISIIRHLQSLGHTILGMDSNNECPARYFVDEFFCSPSIENVDQYLSFIAHLNFDLFFPWLDEEHRLFATVKIDPILRKRIVTSSPLSILTATSKLSTYNFAQTHRIRVADLTRTAPAFVRKDFSRGSKGAWLESSPELLAQLDHSSHIIQTLLIGDEFTVDTLSDCSGKPLFALARKRIKASNVSLIGEVVDEPEIIEIALKLLANLPIIGPANIQFIKNEEGIFLIEINPRIAGSAILSIHAGFDPLNSYIKIFHNEGFELPKPKYGLKMYRYLTEHYV, encoded by the coding sequence ATGAGCCGCATTTTATTAAGTGCCGTAGGGGGATCGGTTGCCATCTCTATTATTCGTCATCTTCAATCATTAGGGCATACAATTTTGGGAATGGACTCGAATAATGAATGTCCGGCACGCTATTTTGTTGATGAATTTTTTTGTTCTCCCTCTATTGAAAATGTAGATCAATATCTCTCTTTTATTGCGCACTTAAATTTTGATCTTTTTTTTCCTTGGCTTGATGAAGAGCATCGTTTATTCGCTACCGTAAAAATAGATCCGATATTACGTAAACGCATCGTTACCTCATCACCACTGAGTATTTTAACTGCTACAAGTAAACTCTCAACATATAACTTTGCTCAAACCCATAGAATCAGAGTTGCTGATTTAACACGCACTGCTCCTGCCTTTGTTCGAAAAGATTTTAGCAGAGGGAGTAAAGGTGCGTGGCTTGAATCATCACCTGAACTACTTGCTCAACTTGATCACTCATCTCATATTATTCAAACGCTTCTCATAGGGGATGAATTTACGGTCGATACTCTCTCTGATTGTAGTGGAAAACCCCTGTTTGCTCTGGCAAGGAAACGGATAAAGGCATCTAACGTCAGCCTCATCGGCGAGGTAGTAGATGAGCCCGAAATTATTGAAATTGCATTAAAACTACTTGCCAATCTCCCAATTATTGGACCAGCGAATATCCAATTTATTAAAAATGAAGAAGGGATATTTCTAATTGAGATCAATCCCCGTATTGCAGGCAGTGCTATTTTATCGATACACGCTGGATTTGATCCATTAAACAGTTACATCAAAATTTTTCACAATGAAGGGTTTGAGCTACCTAAACCGAAATATGGTCTCAAAATGTATCGTTATTTGACGGAGCATTATGTCTAA
- a CDS encoding N-acetylneuraminate synthase family protein → MIEIIGEIGTNHNGDIQTAYQLIDIAAENGCHTVKLQIYDANDIVSSRVSPVLYGYQNDYSTWAEYINAKLITPKEWLPELVAYSHKKNLDIIATPHSLKNAIICLNAGIKRLKIASMDCNHIPFIHELSKLQVPLLLSTGMATRAEIIDAFETISAYHSDITLFHCVSTYPTLYPEVNLSFFEFLKTLTLNIALSDHSEKNDIAMMSVVYGIKAVEKHITLDKNQLGPDHSFALDAQGIRDLSMSLQNAQMAMGTPTKILSSKEQKGRTLYRRVMIANKPLSIGHIITENDFYFARPEAVFNDTIPPKEASLWVGWSVKMPLDEHQAIRREHFQ, encoded by the coding sequence ATGATTGAAATAATCGGTGAAATAGGGACGAATCATAACGGTGATATCCAAACAGCCTATCAACTGATAGATATAGCAGCGGAGAATGGATGTCATACCGTTAAATTACAAATATACGATGCCAACGATATTGTATCTTCACGTGTATCTCCTGTACTTTATGGTTATCAAAATGATTATTCAACATGGGCTGAATATATTAATGCCAAGCTTATTACGCCTAAAGAATGGCTTCCTGAACTTGTCGCATATTCTCATAAAAAGAATCTTGATATTATCGCAACACCTCATAGTTTAAAAAATGCCATTATTTGCTTAAATGCAGGGATTAAGCGCTTAAAAATTGCCTCCATGGATTGTAACCATATCCCGTTTATACATGAGTTATCCAAATTACAAGTACCTTTGTTGCTTTCAACGGGTATGGCTACTAGAGCTGAAATCATTGATGCATTTGAAACCATTAGTGCTTATCACTCTGATATAACCCTTTTTCATTGCGTTTCAACCTATCCAACACTTTATCCTGAAGTCAATCTTTCCTTTTTTGAATTTCTTAAAACTCTGACTTTAAATATCGCTCTCTCAGATCATAGTGAAAAAAATGATATAGCCATGATGAGCGTTGTGTACGGGATCAAAGCAGTCGAAAAACATATTACTCTTGATAAAAATCAACTTGGTCCAGATCACTCTTTTGCGCTAGATGCTCAAGGAATTCGTGACCTTTCAATGAGTTTACAAAATGCCCAAATGGCTATGGGTACTCCTACAAAAATACTTTCCTCAAAAGAACAAAAAGGACGAACACTTTACAGACGTGTTATGATTGCAAACAAACCCCTCTCTATTGGGCATATCATCACCGAAAATGATTTCTATTTTGCACGGCCTGAAGCAGTTTTCAATGACACTATCCCGCCAAAAGAGGCTTCTTTATGGGTTGGATGGAGTGTTAAAATGCCCCTTGATGAGCACCAAGCTATTAGACGAGAACATTTTCAATGA
- a CDS encoding flagellin B: MGFKINTNIAALNAHNNAMINNRSLDSSLSKLSSGLRINTAADDASGMAIADSLRSQSSALGQAISNANDGIGMIQVADKAMDEQLKILDTIKTKATQAAQDGQTADSRKALQKDITRLIESLNTIANTTSFNGQQMLSGGFSNKEFQIGAYSNQTVKASIGSTQATKIGSIHVETGATVTASSNLAAVINGVTLESVKISTSAGSGLGALAAVINKNQDQLGVRATANVEHSMTASLTAGDVVSLSINGVKIGTISGVQTGDNDGRLVNAINAVKTQTGVEAFTDTQGQLHLRSLDGRGIVATAGAGTFSGVTTYGRLTLTRLDSRDITMTSAGMANSANTTVNLNDVINSFDANVASAAGAHVLSSATSALGTGVETLRGAMLVMDIAESAQKLLDSIRSDLGSVQNQMVSTINNISVTQVNVKAAESNIRDVDFAAESANFSKYNILAQSGSYAMSQANAVQQNVLKLLQ, from the coding sequence ATGGGATTTAAAATCAACACAAACATAGCGGCATTAAATGCTCACAACAACGCGATGATTAATAACCGTAGTTTGGATAGTTCTCTCTCTAAACTTTCAAGTGGTCTTCGTATCAATACAGCGGCGGACGATGCATCAGGAATGGCGATTGCGGATTCACTACGATCACAATCAAGTGCATTAGGACAAGCGATATCGAATGCGAATGACGGAATTGGTATGATCCAAGTTGCCGATAAAGCAATGGACGAACAACTAAAAATTCTTGATACAATTAAAACCAAAGCGACTCAAGCGGCACAAGACGGTCAAACAGCCGATTCTCGTAAAGCACTCCAAAAAGACATTACACGTTTGATTGAGAGTTTGAACACTATTGCCAATACCACTTCGTTCAACGGTCAACAAATGCTATCTGGTGGATTTAGTAATAAAGAGTTCCAAATCGGAGCATACTCAAACCAAACCGTTAAAGCGAGTATCGGGTCAACCCAAGCAACCAAAATCGGTTCAATACACGTAGAGACAGGTGCTACTGTAACAGCTTCAAGTAATCTTGCAGCCGTGATCAACGGTGTAACACTAGAGTCTGTAAAAATCAGTACCAGTGCAGGGAGCGGATTAGGTGCTCTTGCGGCTGTTATCAACAAAAACCAAGATCAACTTGGTGTTCGTGCGACAGCAAATGTTGAGCATTCAATGACAGCATCCCTAACAGCTGGAGATGTTGTTAGTCTTTCTATTAATGGTGTTAAAATCGGAACGATCAGCGGTGTACAAACCGGAGATAATGACGGACGTTTGGTGAATGCGATCAATGCGGTTAAAACGCAAACCGGAGTAGAAGCATTTACCGATACACAAGGTCAATTGCATTTGCGAAGCCTTGATGGACGCGGTATTGTAGCAACTGCCGGAGCAGGTACCTTCTCAGGGGTTACAACGTACGGACGATTGACATTGACTCGCTTGGATTCACGTGATATCACAATGACAAGTGCGGGGATGGCTAATTCAGCAAATACAACTGTCAACTTGAACGATGTTATCAATTCTTTTGATGCCAATGTTGCGAGTGCAGCCGGAGCACATGTTCTTTCAAGTGCAACTAGCGCACTCGGTACGGGTGTTGAGACACTTCGCGGAGCGATGTTGGTTATGGATATTGCTGAATCAGCACAAAAATTGCTTGATTCTATCCGTTCGGATCTTGGTTCAGTCCAAAATCAAATGGTATCAACGATCAATAATATCTCTGTAACGCAAGTAAATGTTAAAGCGGCAGAGTCGAATATTCGTGATGTCGATTTTGCGGCAGAATCTGCGAACTTCTCTAAATACAACATCCTTGCTCAGTCTGGCTCTTATGCTATGTCTCAAGCAAATGCTGTTCAACAAAACGTGCTAAAATTATTACAATAG
- a CDS encoding PIG-L deacetylase family protein gives MKRILIVAAHPDDEVLGCFGTVARLISEGYEAYTLILGEGITSRADKRNPKLHQEALETLHRNIHEANNSIGIKKVFIENFPDNRFDSVDLLDIIKVITSIKEEIQPQIIFTHYPHDLNIDHQITYQAVLTATRPMSNECVREIYAFEVLSSTEWNYPLSFSPDLYYDITNTLPLKVKAMEHYHGELRDFPHPRSLEGIELVATYWGMRTGISKAEAFKTVRMLR, from the coding sequence ATGAAGCGTATTTTAATTGTTGCAGCACACCCTGATGATGAAGTACTTGGTTGCTTCGGAACTGTCGCACGCCTCATCTCAGAAGGTTACGAAGCTTATACCCTCATCCTAGGGGAAGGAATCACCAGTAGAGCGGATAAACGTAACCCAAAATTGCATCAAGAAGCACTCGAAACATTGCACCGCAATATCCATGAAGCCAATAATTCTATCGGAATAAAAAAGGTATTTATAGAAAACTTTCCGGATAACCGTTTTGACAGTGTTGATTTATTAGACATTATCAAAGTAATTACCTCCATAAAAGAAGAGATACAACCGCAAATTATATTTACCCATTATCCGCATGATCTTAATATTGACCATCAAATCACCTATCAAGCTGTCTTAACCGCAACCCGTCCTATGAGTAATGAATGCGTCAGAGAGATCTATGCTTTTGAAGTTCTATCATCCACTGAATGGAATTACCCTCTCTCTTTTTCTCCTGATTTGTATTATGATATTACTAATACTCTGCCATTAAAAGTCAAAGCTATGGAACATTATCATGGAGAACTTCGAGATTTTCCCCATCCTAGAAGTCTTGAAGGGATTGAACTGGTTGCTACTTACTGGGGAATGCGTACTGGAATTTCCAAGGCTGAAGCTTTTAAAACCGTCCGTATGCTTCGATGA
- a CDS encoding class I SAM-dependent methyltransferase has product MHCPHCSSASNKVFFTRSIPIYPFTVSPETALTMPNELTQVIELNYLYCSQCGLVYSHLRPQDHELLNTIYEKFYFYISRTNIIDYELSSFLDVTAQWINHKSTVAEIGCYDGSLLALIRERFDISNLIGIEPSRKGGETARERGITVITDFFPTNQLVTKCDTIISRHVIEHISDIKTFLVSQFKAISDDGIVICETPNVDWALIHGSDKPFHFQHITLLTKQYFLTLLKEIGVKFVSIIELDYRIIVAASHIPHTKMVPIETVIQDNNLFISHLTSFQNRVDTHFLRVKNLLDQINGSVAIWGAGSFGGNIVANLPLNLLQKIDYIIDSDTSKEGYKFLFFDILVSSPHVLINNDITHILIMSTYEKEIFEVIQQISPSQSIMIVTMYTDVVLYQYHPDSKQIIRVSQ; this is encoded by the coding sequence ATGCATTGCCCACACTGTTCATCAGCGAGTAATAAAGTTTTTTTTACACGCTCTATACCGATTTATCCGTTTACTGTCTCTCCCGAAACTGCTCTCACAATGCCAAATGAGCTCACACAAGTTATAGAACTGAATTACCTTTATTGTTCTCAGTGTGGGTTAGTATACAGTCATCTCCGCCCTCAAGATCATGAATTACTCAATACCATCTATGAAAAATTCTATTTTTATATCTCTCGAACCAATATCATTGACTATGAATTATCATCATTTTTGGATGTAACAGCTCAATGGATCAATCATAAATCTACCGTTGCTGAAATAGGGTGTTATGATGGGTCACTATTAGCACTTATACGTGAACGTTTCGATATTTCTAATCTGATAGGCATTGAACCTTCCCGCAAGGGTGGAGAGACGGCTAGAGAACGTGGAATTACAGTAATCACTGATTTTTTTCCGACCAATCAACTCGTCACGAAATGCGATACGATTATTTCCAGACACGTTATTGAACACATCAGTGATATCAAAACTTTTTTAGTCAGTCAGTTTAAGGCGATTAGTGATGATGGGATAGTAATTTGTGAAACACCCAATGTAGATTGGGCGCTTATACACGGAAGTGATAAACCTTTTCATTTTCAACATATCACCCTTTTGACAAAGCAATATTTTTTAACTCTCCTCAAAGAGATCGGTGTTAAGTTTGTATCTATTATAGAGCTTGATTATCGAATTATCGTTGCAGCATCTCATATCCCCCATACCAAAATGGTTCCGATCGAAACAGTTATCCAAGATAATAATCTTTTTATTTCCCATCTAACCTCTTTTCAAAATCGTGTTGATACCCATTTTTTAAGAGTTAAAAACCTATTAGATCAGATCAATGGTTCAGTCGCTATATGGGGTGCAGGAAGCTTTGGTGGGAATATTGTAGCCAATTTACCTCTTAATTTACTCCAAAAAATTGATTATATTATTGATTCTGACACGTCGAAAGAAGGGTATAAGTTTTTATTCTTTGATATCTTAGTTTCATCCCCTCACGTTCTCATTAACAATGATATTACACATATCTTAATTATGTCAACCTATGAAAAAGAAATTTTTGAAGTAATACAGCAAATTTCGCCCTCTCAATCTATTATGATTGTAACCATGTATACCGATGTTGTTTTATATCAATACCATCCGGATAGCAAACAAATTATTAGAGTTTCTCAATGA
- the pseH gene encoding UDP-4-amino-4,6-dideoxy-N-acetyl-beta-L-altrosamine N-acetyltransferase, translated as MINFTHLTLQQKEDVLLWRNHPNVRKWMLHSDPITLQEHLLFINTLQNAPTKQYFLIEDYGVIYFSEIDFEQKNAYFGLYANPYSTVTGKGKILMESILAYAINHLQLDTLKLEVFANNFNAIRLYQQFSFVEIERIHTNNNNLLVMKHTF; from the coding sequence ATGATTAATTTTACACATCTTACACTACAACAAAAAGAGGATGTATTATTATGGCGGAATCATCCAAATGTCAGAAAATGGATGTTACATTCTGATCCAATCACGCTCCAAGAACATCTGCTTTTTATTAATACACTTCAAAATGCCCCTACAAAACAATATTTTTTAATTGAAGACTATGGAGTTATCTATTTTTCAGAGATTGATTTTGAACAAAAAAATGCTTATTTTGGACTTTATGCAAACCCCTATTCTACTGTAACAGGAAAAGGGAAGATATTGATGGAATCAATTTTAGCTTATGCTATTAATCATTTGCAACTTGATACTTTAAAGCTAGAAGTTTTTGCAAACAATTTTAATGCAATACGTTTATATCAACAATTTTCTTTCGTTGAAATTGAGCGTATTCATACGAATAATAATAATTTGCTCGTTATGAAACATACTTTTTAG
- a CDS encoding HAD hydrolase-like protein encodes MSNLATMLTEYDTVLFDLDGTLFSQIDYDYRVFTSFFKDHTIAMMLANFKASLGYAHPNVFDLFAVQHSEIDFSVQELLSFYRTYLPDLSDLKTLSPLLSQLCEKRKILISNGGEIKQWHKIRSLNLESFFETIIILDPHRNDLLKPSPQSFLTLEPFPAKAVMVGDQESTDGVFASNCHIPFIFFQFPSDITSKE; translated from the coding sequence ATGTCTAATCTAGCTACCATGCTTACAGAATATGATACTGTACTATTTGATCTTGATGGTACACTTTTTTCACAAATTGACTATGACTATAGAGTTTTTACCTCTTTTTTTAAGGATCATACGATTGCAATGATGTTGGCAAATTTTAAAGCATCTTTGGGTTATGCCCATCCGAATGTTTTTGATTTATTTGCTGTCCAACATTCAGAAATCGATTTTTCTGTACAAGAGTTACTATCTTTTTATCGTACTTATCTACCTGATTTATCCGATTTGAAAACTTTATCGCCATTACTGTCACAACTTTGTGAAAAAAGAAAAATTCTCATCTCTAATGGAGGTGAAATAAAACAATGGCATAAAATAAGATCTTTGAATCTTGAAAGTTTTTTTGAAACAATCATTATCTTAGACCCCCATCGTAATGATCTTCTAAAACCATCTCCTCAATCTTTTCTCACCCTTGAACCTTTTCCTGCTAAAGCAGTAATGGTTGGAGATCAAGAATCTACAGATGGAGTTTTTGCTTCTAATTGTCATATACCATTTATCTTTTTCCAATTTCCATCCGATATTACCTCAAAGGAATAA